A region from the Tachysurus vachellii isolate PV-2020 chromosome 25, HZAU_Pvac_v1, whole genome shotgun sequence genome encodes:
- the otud7b gene encoding OTU domain-containing protein 7B isoform X5, producing the protein MTRVGRPLLHRQDDVVQGEGSLHSDTRTTALTPPEQNAEINPATEKRLSRGISHASSTIVSLARSHVSSVGGGGIGTEMLLDTPVCTFQLPDLTVYREDFRGFIERDLIEQSMMVALEHAGRLNWWTKLGSGCQSLLPLATSGDGNCLLHAASLGMWGFHDRDLMLRKSLYALMDHGQEREALKRRWRWQQTMQNKESGLVYTEEEWQKEWNELLKLASSEPRIHYSTNSSNGAESQEEPVYESLEEFHVFVLAHVLRRPIVVVADTMLRDSGGEAFAPIPFGGIYLPLEVQAHKCHRSPLVLAYDQAHFSALVSMEQKDGSKEQVVIPLTDSDYKMLPVHFAVDPGKDWEWGKDDVDNVMLASVTLSLEAKLHLLHTYMNVTWLPLPCEVQQAPLAQPESPTASAGEDARTPPDSGESDKESVSSSSNGNGDSSATGSSSGTAGKSSSSSSSSSSGSTGTMGKEKNKKDKEKDKDKDKKRADSVANKLGSFGKSLGSKLKKNVGGLMTGKAAAGGPGKPEGAEKKKGSLRGRKDSRDGKDGSSSTNPGSEDSGKGSPSSQNGNSSSEGDSYKYSADVKASLSILRAAMQGERRYIFAGLLTTSDRQPYQEEMIQRYLLDAEERFRAEQEQKREAERKAVINGAQAKKEQSETGLRGFDGKEDVTEAPHPHYNTVKSPSFTPSMYTGVVPIPRANFLEHSPSPLPQHLHISGYMDTRRQLAGGSPSTYPGLPSYATLPRHCPLSQGPVHAHTHYHPPTPSCAAPCFSSAYNHPQDIPELHSESVAGAYANGLLSGLDSRGGPPPVRHYSLGSAGGLASLQSTRCRTPTCNYYGHPETCNYCSYCYREELKRRETDTAMHRF; encoded by the exons ATGACGAGAGTGGGACGGCCGCTGCTGCACCGACAGGACGACGTGGTACAAGGTGAAGGCTCCCTGCACTCGGACACGCGCACCACCGCTCTCACGCCACCGGaacaaaatgcagaaataaacCCTG CCACAGAGAAGCGTCTGTCTCGAGGGATCTCTCACGCCAGTTCCACCATCGTGTCTCTGGCTCGCTCTCACGTATCCAGCGTAGGAGGCGGTGGCATTGGGACCGAGATGCTCCTGGACACCCCTGTCTGCACTTTCCAGCTGCCGGACCTCACCGTGTACCGTGAAGATTTCCGTGGCTTCATCGAGCGCGACCTCATCGAGCAGTCCATGATGGTGGCCCTTGAGCACGCAG GCCGGCTAAACTGGTGGACGAAGCTGGGTTCAGGATGCCAGAGTCTGTTGCCGTTGGCTACCAGTGGGGACGGAAACTGCCTCCTTCACGCCGCCTCTCTGG GTATGTGGGGTTTCCACGATCGAGACCTGATGCTGCGGAAGTCTCTGTACGCCCTGATGGACCACGGCCAGGAGAGAGAGGCGCTGAAGCGCAGGTGGAGGTGGCAGCAGACCATGCAGAACAaagag tcaggGCTGGTGTACACCGAGGAGGAATGGCAGAAGGAGTGGAATGAACTGTTGAAGTTGGCCTCTAGTGAACCCAGGATACACTACAGCACTAACAGCAGCAACGG cgCCGAGTCGCAGGAGGAACCTGTGTATGAGAGTCTGGAGGAGTTCCATGTGTTTGTTCTGGCTCATGTTCTCCGTAGGCCCATAGTCGTGGTGGCCGACACCATGCTGAGAGACTCGGGAGGAGAGg CTTTTGCCCCGATTCCATTTGGTGGGATTTATCTACCCCTGGAGGTCCAGGCTCACAAGTGTCACCGCTCGCCGCTGGTCCTGGCCTACGACCAAGCGCATTTCTCTGCCCTGGTTTCCATGGAGCAAAAGGACGGTTCCAAAGAACAAG TGGTGATTCCTCTGACTGACTCGGATTATAAGATGCTTCCTGTGCACTTTGCTGTGGATCCTGGCAAGGACTGGGAGTGGGGCAAAGACGACGTGGACAACGTGATGCTCGCTAG TGTTACTTTATCTCTGGAGGCGAAGCTCCACCTGCTGCACACCTACATGAACGTAACATGGCTTCCTTTGCCGTGTGAGGTACAG CAAGCACCTCTGGCCCAACCCGAGTCTCCGACCGCCTCAGCCGGAGAGGACGCTCGCACGCCTCCGGACTCTGGTGAATCCGATAAAGAGTCTGTGAGCAGCAGCTCCAACGGAAATGGGGACAGCAGCGCAACAGGCAGCAGCAGCGGAACAGCAGGCAAATCCTCCAGCTCCTCGAGTTCATCCAGCAGCGGCTCAACCGGAACGATGGGTAAGGAGAAGAACAAAAAGGACAAAGAAAAGGACAAGGATAAAGATAAGAAGAGGGCAGACTCGGTGGCCAACAAGCTGGGAAGCTTTGGCAAGAGTTTGGGCAGCAAGCTGAAGAAGAACGTGGGTGGATTGATGACAGGAAAAGCTGCGGCAGGTGGACCAGGAAAACCTGAAGgtgcagagaagaaaaaagggtCCCTTCGCGGACGCAAAGACAGCAGGGACGGAAAAGACGGCTCTTCCTCGACCAATCCCGGCTCGGAGGACTCGGGCAAAGGCTCTCCGTCCTCGCAGAACGGAAACAGCTCTTCGGAAGGAGACTCGTACAAGTACAGTGCTGACGTAAAGGCGAGTCTGAGCATCCTGCGTGCAGCTATGCAGGGTGAAAGACGCTACATTTTTGCCGGCCTTCTGACTACAAGCGATAGGCAGCCGTACCAGGAAGAGATGATTCAGCGATACCTTTTGGATGCTGAGGAACGTTTTCGTGCAGAGCAGGAGCAGAAAAGGGAGGCTGAGCGCAAAGCGGTAATAAATGGAGCACAAGCCAAGAAAGAGCAGTCAGAAACTGGCTTACGTGGCTTTGACGGAAAAGAGGATGTGACCGAAGCGCCGCATCCCCATTATAACACCGTCAAATCACCCTCTTTTACCCCATCAATGTATACAGGTGTTGTGCCCATTCCTAGAGCCAACTTCCTGGAACACTCACCCTCGCCACTCCCCCAGCACCTTCACATTTCCGGTTACATGGACACCCGCCGCCAGCTAGCTGGTGGCTCACCATCCACTTACCCAGGCCTGCCGTCCTACGCCACCCTACCACGCCACTGCCCCCTGAGCCAAGGCCCCGTCCATGCTCACACTCATTACCATCCACCAACCCCTAGCTGTGCAGCACCTTGCTTCTCATCCGCTTACAACCATCCGCAGGATATACCTGAGCTCCACAGTGAGTCGGTTGCTGGCGCGTATGCCAACGGCTTGCTATCAGGACTGGACAGCCGAGGAGGGCCGCCACCGGTCAGGCACTATTCTCTGGGCAGCGCTGGTGGATTGGCAAGCCTGCAGTCAACCCGGTGCCGAACACCGACCTGCAACTATTACGGACACCCAGAAACCTGCAATTACTGCTCGTACTGCTACAGAGAGGAGCTGAAAAGAAGAGAAACTGACACAGCCATGCACAGGTTCTAA
- the otud7b gene encoding OTU domain-containing protein 7B isoform X4, giving the protein MTLDMDAVLSDFVRSTGAEPGLARDLLEGKNWDLTAALSDFEQLRQVHAGSLSYSFPEEREQTLTEHKDMTRVGRPLLHRQDDVVQATEKRLSRGISHASSTIVSLARSHVSSVGGGGIGTEMLLDTPVCTFQLPDLTVYREDFRGFIERDLIEQSMMVALEHAGRLNWWTKLGSGCQSLLPLATSGDGNCLLHAASLGMWGFHDRDLMLRKSLYALMDHGQEREALKRRWRWQQTMQNKESGLVYTEEEWQKEWNELLKLASSEPRIHYSTNSSNGAESQEEPVYESLEEFHVFVLAHVLRRPIVVVADTMLRDSGGEAFAPIPFGGIYLPLEVQAHKCHRSPLVLAYDQAHFSALVSMEQKDGSKEQVVIPLTDSDYKMLPVHFAVDPGKDWEWGKDDVDNVMLASVTLSLEAKLHLLHTYMNVTWLPLPCEQAPLAQPESPTASAGEDARTPPDSGESDKESVSSSSNGNGDSSATGSSSGTAGKSSSSSSSSSSGSTGTMGKEKNKKDKEKDKDKDKKRADSVANKLGSFGKSLGSKLKKNVGGLMTGKAAAGGPGKPEGAEKKKGSLRGRKDSRDGKDGSSSTNPGSEDSGKGSPSSQNGNSSSEGDSYKYSADVKASLSILRAAMQGERRYIFAGLLTTSDRQPYQEEMIQRYLLDAEERFRAEQEQKREAERKAVINGAQAKKEQSETGLRGFDGKEDVTEAPHPHYNTVKSPSFTPSMYTGVVPIPRANFLEHSPSPLPQHLHISGYMDTRRQLAGGSPSTYPGLPSYATLPRHCPLSQGPVHAHTHYHPPTPSCAAPCFSSAYNHPQDIPELHSESVAGAYANGLLSGLDSRGGPPPVRHYSLGSAGGLASLQSTRCRTPTCNYYGHPETCNYCSYCYREELKRRETDTAMHRF; this is encoded by the exons ATGACCCTGGATATGGACGCAGTCCTGTCCGACTTTGTCCGCTCTACAGGAGCCGAACCCGGACTGGCTAGAGACCTGCTGGAGG GTAAGAACTGGGACCTGACGGCCGCCCTGAGCGATTTCGAGCAGCTGAGGCAGGTGCATGCTGGGAGTCTGTCCTACTCTTTTCCAGAAGAGAGGGAACAGACGCTGACGGAGCACAAGGACATGACGAGAGTGGGACGGCCGCTGCTGCACCGACAGGACGACGTGGTACAAG CCACAGAGAAGCGTCTGTCTCGAGGGATCTCTCACGCCAGTTCCACCATCGTGTCTCTGGCTCGCTCTCACGTATCCAGCGTAGGAGGCGGTGGCATTGGGACCGAGATGCTCCTGGACACCCCTGTCTGCACTTTCCAGCTGCCGGACCTCACCGTGTACCGTGAAGATTTCCGTGGCTTCATCGAGCGCGACCTCATCGAGCAGTCCATGATGGTGGCCCTTGAGCACGCAG GCCGGCTAAACTGGTGGACGAAGCTGGGTTCAGGATGCCAGAGTCTGTTGCCGTTGGCTACCAGTGGGGACGGAAACTGCCTCCTTCACGCCGCCTCTCTGG GTATGTGGGGTTTCCACGATCGAGACCTGATGCTGCGGAAGTCTCTGTACGCCCTGATGGACCACGGCCAGGAGAGAGAGGCGCTGAAGCGCAGGTGGAGGTGGCAGCAGACCATGCAGAACAaagag tcaggGCTGGTGTACACCGAGGAGGAATGGCAGAAGGAGTGGAATGAACTGTTGAAGTTGGCCTCTAGTGAACCCAGGATACACTACAGCACTAACAGCAGCAACGG cgCCGAGTCGCAGGAGGAACCTGTGTATGAGAGTCTGGAGGAGTTCCATGTGTTTGTTCTGGCTCATGTTCTCCGTAGGCCCATAGTCGTGGTGGCCGACACCATGCTGAGAGACTCGGGAGGAGAGg CTTTTGCCCCGATTCCATTTGGTGGGATTTATCTACCCCTGGAGGTCCAGGCTCACAAGTGTCACCGCTCGCCGCTGGTCCTGGCCTACGACCAAGCGCATTTCTCTGCCCTGGTTTCCATGGAGCAAAAGGACGGTTCCAAAGAACAAG TGGTGATTCCTCTGACTGACTCGGATTATAAGATGCTTCCTGTGCACTTTGCTGTGGATCCTGGCAAGGACTGGGAGTGGGGCAAAGACGACGTGGACAACGTGATGCTCGCTAG TGTTACTTTATCTCTGGAGGCGAAGCTCCACCTGCTGCACACCTACATGAACGTAACATGGCTTCCTTTGCCGTGTGAG CAAGCACCTCTGGCCCAACCCGAGTCTCCGACCGCCTCAGCCGGAGAGGACGCTCGCACGCCTCCGGACTCTGGTGAATCCGATAAAGAGTCTGTGAGCAGCAGCTCCAACGGAAATGGGGACAGCAGCGCAACAGGCAGCAGCAGCGGAACAGCAGGCAAATCCTCCAGCTCCTCGAGTTCATCCAGCAGCGGCTCAACCGGAACGATGGGTAAGGAGAAGAACAAAAAGGACAAAGAAAAGGACAAGGATAAAGATAAGAAGAGGGCAGACTCGGTGGCCAACAAGCTGGGAAGCTTTGGCAAGAGTTTGGGCAGCAAGCTGAAGAAGAACGTGGGTGGATTGATGACAGGAAAAGCTGCGGCAGGTGGACCAGGAAAACCTGAAGgtgcagagaagaaaaaagggtCCCTTCGCGGACGCAAAGACAGCAGGGACGGAAAAGACGGCTCTTCCTCGACCAATCCCGGCTCGGAGGACTCGGGCAAAGGCTCTCCGTCCTCGCAGAACGGAAACAGCTCTTCGGAAGGAGACTCGTACAAGTACAGTGCTGACGTAAAGGCGAGTCTGAGCATCCTGCGTGCAGCTATGCAGGGTGAAAGACGCTACATTTTTGCCGGCCTTCTGACTACAAGCGATAGGCAGCCGTACCAGGAAGAGATGATTCAGCGATACCTTTTGGATGCTGAGGAACGTTTTCGTGCAGAGCAGGAGCAGAAAAGGGAGGCTGAGCGCAAAGCGGTAATAAATGGAGCACAAGCCAAGAAAGAGCAGTCAGAAACTGGCTTACGTGGCTTTGACGGAAAAGAGGATGTGACCGAAGCGCCGCATCCCCATTATAACACCGTCAAATCACCCTCTTTTACCCCATCAATGTATACAGGTGTTGTGCCCATTCCTAGAGCCAACTTCCTGGAACACTCACCCTCGCCACTCCCCCAGCACCTTCACATTTCCGGTTACATGGACACCCGCCGCCAGCTAGCTGGTGGCTCACCATCCACTTACCCAGGCCTGCCGTCCTACGCCACCCTACCACGCCACTGCCCCCTGAGCCAAGGCCCCGTCCATGCTCACACTCATTACCATCCACCAACCCCTAGCTGTGCAGCACCTTGCTTCTCATCCGCTTACAACCATCCGCAGGATATACCTGAGCTCCACAGTGAGTCGGTTGCTGGCGCGTATGCCAACGGCTTGCTATCAGGACTGGACAGCCGAGGAGGGCCGCCACCGGTCAGGCACTATTCTCTGGGCAGCGCTGGTGGATTGGCAAGCCTGCAGTCAACCCGGTGCCGAACACCGACCTGCAACTATTACGGACACCCAGAAACCTGCAATTACTGCTCGTACTGCTACAGAGAGGAGCTGAAAAGAAGAGAAACTGACACAGCCATGCACAGGTTCTAA
- the otud7b gene encoding OTU domain-containing protein 7B isoform X3, with protein MTLDMDAVLSDFVRSTGAEPGLARDLLEGKNWDLTAALSDFEQLRQVHAGSLSYSFPEEREQTLTEHKDMTRVGRPLLHRQDDVVQATEKRLSRGISHASSTIVSLARSHVSSVGGGGIGTEMLLDTPVCTFQLPDLTVYREDFRGFIERDLIEQSMMVALEHAGRLNWWTKLGSGCQSLLPLATSGDGNCLLHAASLGMWGFHDRDLMLRKSLYALMDHGQEREALKRRWRWQQTMQNKESGLVYTEEEWQKEWNELLKLASSEPRIHYSTNSSNGAESQEEPVYESLEEFHVFVLAHVLRRPIVVVADTMLRDSGGEAFAPIPFGGIYLPLEVQAHKCHRSPLVLAYDQAHFSALVSMEQKDGSKEQVVIPLTDSDYKMLPVHFAVDPGKDWEWGKDDVDNVMLASVTLSLEAKLHLLHTYMNVTWLPLPCEVQQAPLAQPESPTASAGEDARTPPDSGESDKESVSSSSNGNGDSSATGSSSGTAGKSSSSSSSSSSGSTGTMGKEKNKKDKEKDKDKDKKRADSVANKLGSFGKSLGSKLKKNVGGLMTGKAAAGGPGKPEGAEKKKGSLRGRKDSRDGKDGSSSTNPGSEDSGKGSPSSQNGNSSSEGDSYKYSADVKASLSILRAAMQGERRYIFAGLLTTSDRQPYQEEMIQRYLLDAEERFRAEQEQKREAERKAVINGAQAKKEQSETGLRGFDGKEDVTEAPHPHYNTVKSPSFTPSMYTGVVPIPRANFLEHSPSPLPQHLHISGYMDTRRQLAGGSPSTYPGLPSYATLPRHCPLSQGPVHAHTHYHPPTPSCAAPCFSSAYNHPQDIPELHSESVAGAYANGLLSGLDSRGGPPPVRHYSLGSAGGLASLQSTRCRTPTCNYYGHPETCNYCSYCYREELKRRETDTAMHRF; from the exons ATGACCCTGGATATGGACGCAGTCCTGTCCGACTTTGTCCGCTCTACAGGAGCCGAACCCGGACTGGCTAGAGACCTGCTGGAGG GTAAGAACTGGGACCTGACGGCCGCCCTGAGCGATTTCGAGCAGCTGAGGCAGGTGCATGCTGGGAGTCTGTCCTACTCTTTTCCAGAAGAGAGGGAACAGACGCTGACGGAGCACAAGGACATGACGAGAGTGGGACGGCCGCTGCTGCACCGACAGGACGACGTGGTACAAG CCACAGAGAAGCGTCTGTCTCGAGGGATCTCTCACGCCAGTTCCACCATCGTGTCTCTGGCTCGCTCTCACGTATCCAGCGTAGGAGGCGGTGGCATTGGGACCGAGATGCTCCTGGACACCCCTGTCTGCACTTTCCAGCTGCCGGACCTCACCGTGTACCGTGAAGATTTCCGTGGCTTCATCGAGCGCGACCTCATCGAGCAGTCCATGATGGTGGCCCTTGAGCACGCAG GCCGGCTAAACTGGTGGACGAAGCTGGGTTCAGGATGCCAGAGTCTGTTGCCGTTGGCTACCAGTGGGGACGGAAACTGCCTCCTTCACGCCGCCTCTCTGG GTATGTGGGGTTTCCACGATCGAGACCTGATGCTGCGGAAGTCTCTGTACGCCCTGATGGACCACGGCCAGGAGAGAGAGGCGCTGAAGCGCAGGTGGAGGTGGCAGCAGACCATGCAGAACAaagag tcaggGCTGGTGTACACCGAGGAGGAATGGCAGAAGGAGTGGAATGAACTGTTGAAGTTGGCCTCTAGTGAACCCAGGATACACTACAGCACTAACAGCAGCAACGG cgCCGAGTCGCAGGAGGAACCTGTGTATGAGAGTCTGGAGGAGTTCCATGTGTTTGTTCTGGCTCATGTTCTCCGTAGGCCCATAGTCGTGGTGGCCGACACCATGCTGAGAGACTCGGGAGGAGAGg CTTTTGCCCCGATTCCATTTGGTGGGATTTATCTACCCCTGGAGGTCCAGGCTCACAAGTGTCACCGCTCGCCGCTGGTCCTGGCCTACGACCAAGCGCATTTCTCTGCCCTGGTTTCCATGGAGCAAAAGGACGGTTCCAAAGAACAAG TGGTGATTCCTCTGACTGACTCGGATTATAAGATGCTTCCTGTGCACTTTGCTGTGGATCCTGGCAAGGACTGGGAGTGGGGCAAAGACGACGTGGACAACGTGATGCTCGCTAG TGTTACTTTATCTCTGGAGGCGAAGCTCCACCTGCTGCACACCTACATGAACGTAACATGGCTTCCTTTGCCGTGTGAGGTACAG CAAGCACCTCTGGCCCAACCCGAGTCTCCGACCGCCTCAGCCGGAGAGGACGCTCGCACGCCTCCGGACTCTGGTGAATCCGATAAAGAGTCTGTGAGCAGCAGCTCCAACGGAAATGGGGACAGCAGCGCAACAGGCAGCAGCAGCGGAACAGCAGGCAAATCCTCCAGCTCCTCGAGTTCATCCAGCAGCGGCTCAACCGGAACGATGGGTAAGGAGAAGAACAAAAAGGACAAAGAAAAGGACAAGGATAAAGATAAGAAGAGGGCAGACTCGGTGGCCAACAAGCTGGGAAGCTTTGGCAAGAGTTTGGGCAGCAAGCTGAAGAAGAACGTGGGTGGATTGATGACAGGAAAAGCTGCGGCAGGTGGACCAGGAAAACCTGAAGgtgcagagaagaaaaaagggtCCCTTCGCGGACGCAAAGACAGCAGGGACGGAAAAGACGGCTCTTCCTCGACCAATCCCGGCTCGGAGGACTCGGGCAAAGGCTCTCCGTCCTCGCAGAACGGAAACAGCTCTTCGGAAGGAGACTCGTACAAGTACAGTGCTGACGTAAAGGCGAGTCTGAGCATCCTGCGTGCAGCTATGCAGGGTGAAAGACGCTACATTTTTGCCGGCCTTCTGACTACAAGCGATAGGCAGCCGTACCAGGAAGAGATGATTCAGCGATACCTTTTGGATGCTGAGGAACGTTTTCGTGCAGAGCAGGAGCAGAAAAGGGAGGCTGAGCGCAAAGCGGTAATAAATGGAGCACAAGCCAAGAAAGAGCAGTCAGAAACTGGCTTACGTGGCTTTGACGGAAAAGAGGATGTGACCGAAGCGCCGCATCCCCATTATAACACCGTCAAATCACCCTCTTTTACCCCATCAATGTATACAGGTGTTGTGCCCATTCCTAGAGCCAACTTCCTGGAACACTCACCCTCGCCACTCCCCCAGCACCTTCACATTTCCGGTTACATGGACACCCGCCGCCAGCTAGCTGGTGGCTCACCATCCACTTACCCAGGCCTGCCGTCCTACGCCACCCTACCACGCCACTGCCCCCTGAGCCAAGGCCCCGTCCATGCTCACACTCATTACCATCCACCAACCCCTAGCTGTGCAGCACCTTGCTTCTCATCCGCTTACAACCATCCGCAGGATATACCTGAGCTCCACAGTGAGTCGGTTGCTGGCGCGTATGCCAACGGCTTGCTATCAGGACTGGACAGCCGAGGAGGGCCGCCACCGGTCAGGCACTATTCTCTGGGCAGCGCTGGTGGATTGGCAAGCCTGCAGTCAACCCGGTGCCGAACACCGACCTGCAACTATTACGGACACCCAGAAACCTGCAATTACTGCTCGTACTGCTACAGAGAGGAGCTGAAAAGAAGAGAAACTGACACAGCCATGCACAGGTTCTAA
- the otud7b gene encoding OTU domain-containing protein 7B isoform X2 — MTLDMDAVLSDFVRSTGAEPGLARDLLEGKNWDLTAALSDFEQLRQVHAGSLSYSFPEEREQTLTEHKDMTRVGRPLLHRQDDVVQGEGSLHSDTRTTALTPPEQNAEINPATEKRLSRGISHASSTIVSLARSHVSSVGGGGIGTEMLLDTPVCTFQLPDLTVYREDFRGFIERDLIEQSMMVALEHAGRLNWWTKLGSGCQSLLPLATSGDGNCLLHAASLGMWGFHDRDLMLRKSLYALMDHGQEREALKRRWRWQQTMQNKESGLVYTEEEWQKEWNELLKLASSEPRIHYSTNSSNGAESQEEPVYESLEEFHVFVLAHVLRRPIVVVADTMLRDSGGEAFAPIPFGGIYLPLEVQAHKCHRSPLVLAYDQAHFSALVSMEQKDGSKEQVVIPLTDSDYKMLPVHFAVDPGKDWEWGKDDVDNVMLASVTLSLEAKLHLLHTYMNVTWLPLPCEQAPLAQPESPTASAGEDARTPPDSGESDKESVSSSSNGNGDSSATGSSSGTAGKSSSSSSSSSSGSTGTMGKEKNKKDKEKDKDKDKKRADSVANKLGSFGKSLGSKLKKNVGGLMTGKAAAGGPGKPEGAEKKKGSLRGRKDSRDGKDGSSSTNPGSEDSGKGSPSSQNGNSSSEGDSYKYSADVKASLSILRAAMQGERRYIFAGLLTTSDRQPYQEEMIQRYLLDAEERFRAEQEQKREAERKAVINGAQAKKEQSETGLRGFDGKEDVTEAPHPHYNTVKSPSFTPSMYTGVVPIPRANFLEHSPSPLPQHLHISGYMDTRRQLAGGSPSTYPGLPSYATLPRHCPLSQGPVHAHTHYHPPTPSCAAPCFSSAYNHPQDIPELHSESVAGAYANGLLSGLDSRGGPPPVRHYSLGSAGGLASLQSTRCRTPTCNYYGHPETCNYCSYCYREELKRRETDTAMHRF; from the exons ATGACCCTGGATATGGACGCAGTCCTGTCCGACTTTGTCCGCTCTACAGGAGCCGAACCCGGACTGGCTAGAGACCTGCTGGAGG GTAAGAACTGGGACCTGACGGCCGCCCTGAGCGATTTCGAGCAGCTGAGGCAGGTGCATGCTGGGAGTCTGTCCTACTCTTTTCCAGAAGAGAGGGAACAGACGCTGACGGAGCACAAGGACATGACGAGAGTGGGACGGCCGCTGCTGCACCGACAGGACGACGTGGTACAAGGTGAAGGCTCCCTGCACTCGGACACGCGCACCACCGCTCTCACGCCACCGGaacaaaatgcagaaataaacCCTG CCACAGAGAAGCGTCTGTCTCGAGGGATCTCTCACGCCAGTTCCACCATCGTGTCTCTGGCTCGCTCTCACGTATCCAGCGTAGGAGGCGGTGGCATTGGGACCGAGATGCTCCTGGACACCCCTGTCTGCACTTTCCAGCTGCCGGACCTCACCGTGTACCGTGAAGATTTCCGTGGCTTCATCGAGCGCGACCTCATCGAGCAGTCCATGATGGTGGCCCTTGAGCACGCAG GCCGGCTAAACTGGTGGACGAAGCTGGGTTCAGGATGCCAGAGTCTGTTGCCGTTGGCTACCAGTGGGGACGGAAACTGCCTCCTTCACGCCGCCTCTCTGG GTATGTGGGGTTTCCACGATCGAGACCTGATGCTGCGGAAGTCTCTGTACGCCCTGATGGACCACGGCCAGGAGAGAGAGGCGCTGAAGCGCAGGTGGAGGTGGCAGCAGACCATGCAGAACAaagag tcaggGCTGGTGTACACCGAGGAGGAATGGCAGAAGGAGTGGAATGAACTGTTGAAGTTGGCCTCTAGTGAACCCAGGATACACTACAGCACTAACAGCAGCAACGG cgCCGAGTCGCAGGAGGAACCTGTGTATGAGAGTCTGGAGGAGTTCCATGTGTTTGTTCTGGCTCATGTTCTCCGTAGGCCCATAGTCGTGGTGGCCGACACCATGCTGAGAGACTCGGGAGGAGAGg CTTTTGCCCCGATTCCATTTGGTGGGATTTATCTACCCCTGGAGGTCCAGGCTCACAAGTGTCACCGCTCGCCGCTGGTCCTGGCCTACGACCAAGCGCATTTCTCTGCCCTGGTTTCCATGGAGCAAAAGGACGGTTCCAAAGAACAAG TGGTGATTCCTCTGACTGACTCGGATTATAAGATGCTTCCTGTGCACTTTGCTGTGGATCCTGGCAAGGACTGGGAGTGGGGCAAAGACGACGTGGACAACGTGATGCTCGCTAG TGTTACTTTATCTCTGGAGGCGAAGCTCCACCTGCTGCACACCTACATGAACGTAACATGGCTTCCTTTGCCGTGTGAG CAAGCACCTCTGGCCCAACCCGAGTCTCCGACCGCCTCAGCCGGAGAGGACGCTCGCACGCCTCCGGACTCTGGTGAATCCGATAAAGAGTCTGTGAGCAGCAGCTCCAACGGAAATGGGGACAGCAGCGCAACAGGCAGCAGCAGCGGAACAGCAGGCAAATCCTCCAGCTCCTCGAGTTCATCCAGCAGCGGCTCAACCGGAACGATGGGTAAGGAGAAGAACAAAAAGGACAAAGAAAAGGACAAGGATAAAGATAAGAAGAGGGCAGACTCGGTGGCCAACAAGCTGGGAAGCTTTGGCAAGAGTTTGGGCAGCAAGCTGAAGAAGAACGTGGGTGGATTGATGACAGGAAAAGCTGCGGCAGGTGGACCAGGAAAACCTGAAGgtgcagagaagaaaaaagggtCCCTTCGCGGACGCAAAGACAGCAGGGACGGAAAAGACGGCTCTTCCTCGACCAATCCCGGCTCGGAGGACTCGGGCAAAGGCTCTCCGTCCTCGCAGAACGGAAACAGCTCTTCGGAAGGAGACTCGTACAAGTACAGTGCTGACGTAAAGGCGAGTCTGAGCATCCTGCGTGCAGCTATGCAGGGTGAAAGACGCTACATTTTTGCCGGCCTTCTGACTACAAGCGATAGGCAGCCGTACCAGGAAGAGATGATTCAGCGATACCTTTTGGATGCTGAGGAACGTTTTCGTGCAGAGCAGGAGCAGAAAAGGGAGGCTGAGCGCAAAGCGGTAATAAATGGAGCACAAGCCAAGAAAGAGCAGTCAGAAACTGGCTTACGTGGCTTTGACGGAAAAGAGGATGTGACCGAAGCGCCGCATCCCCATTATAACACCGTCAAATCACCCTCTTTTACCCCATCAATGTATACAGGTGTTGTGCCCATTCCTAGAGCCAACTTCCTGGAACACTCACCCTCGCCACTCCCCCAGCACCTTCACATTTCCGGTTACATGGACACCCGCCGCCAGCTAGCTGGTGGCTCACCATCCACTTACCCAGGCCTGCCGTCCTACGCCACCCTACCACGCCACTGCCCCCTGAGCCAAGGCCCCGTCCATGCTCACACTCATTACCATCCACCAACCCCTAGCTGTGCAGCACCTTGCTTCTCATCCGCTTACAACCATCCGCAGGATATACCTGAGCTCCACAGTGAGTCGGTTGCTGGCGCGTATGCCAACGGCTTGCTATCAGGACTGGACAGCCGAGGAGGGCCGCCACCGGTCAGGCACTATTCTCTGGGCAGCGCTGGTGGATTGGCAAGCCTGCAGTCAACCCGGTGCCGAACACCGACCTGCAACTATTACGGACACCCAGAAACCTGCAATTACTGCTCGTACTGCTACAGAGAGGAGCTGAAAAGAAGAGAAACTGACACAGCCATGCACAGGTTCTAA